One genomic window of Metopolophium dirhodum isolate CAU chromosome 4, ASM1992520v1, whole genome shotgun sequence includes the following:
- the LOC132942646 gene encoding DNA-directed RNA polymerase II subunit RPB1-like has product MELKVLAVTLLLAVSCSCQYEAESHQHDDGCSHPPKYGPSKSDYTQSLVSYAPAAPKPAYFKPSYEAASYSAPSYSAPSYSAPSYSAPSYSAASYSSASYSAPSYSAPSYSAPSYAVPDPSYASPSTPKYSSPSYTNNYKPAKAAYSAPAYKPAVYSTPKYEAPQYVSSTTEYTPHEYKGDYKPAAPYSVTTPKCEDAAQHEYTTAAPSYSYSPAPQLYVSKPAYSPAPAAYSASSYSTPAPSYAVPNPSYSSASASYSQPKYSPSSYSSSSYSSSSYSTAAPSYAVPSQSYSPAPASYSQPKYSAPSYSSSSYSSSSYSAPAVSYAVPEPNYASPSAQKYSPPSYSTPAPSYAVPEPVYASPAAPKYSPVSYSTPAPSYAVPEPVYASPAAPKYSPVSYSTPAPSYAVPEPVYASPAAPKYSPVSYSTPAPSYAVPEPVYASAPKYSTPAPKYQPSSYNSYSSSSYKAAKPEYSAPAHKSIAYSTPSSYVAVAPPKCDEHEQEYVTKAPSYDSKQSYAPAPAYSPAAYSSSKQSYSSAPIAVYSPVASYGPAPEYSAAPSYSAPSYSASQSYQSASYSAAAPSYPSPSYAPAPAPAYAPVAQSYAPAVPSYAPAAPAYGPAAQSYAPAKTYASYVTPPKTGPTKNVVNTHLENYDENPRYAYEYSVDDSYTGDKKSQKEERDGEVVKGEYSLVEPDGSIRTVTYYADWDNGFFANVSKTPAAGAKY; this is encoded by the exons ATGGAATTAAAg gtATTAGCGGTTACGTTGTTGTTGGCTGTGAGCTGCAGCTGCCAATACGAGGCAGAGAGTCATCAACACGATGATGGGTGCTCTCATCCACCAAAATATGGACCTAGCAAATCTGATTACACCCAAAGTCTTGTATCTTACGCTCCTGCAGCACCCAAACCAGCTTACTTCAAGCCCAGCTATGAAGCAGCAAGCTATTCGGCCCCGAGTTACTCAGCACCGAGCTACTCGGCACCAAGCTACTCTGCCCCTAGCTACTCGGCTGCCAGCTACTCATCGGCCAGCTACTCGGCTCCCAGCTACTCGGCTCCGAGCTACTCAGCTCCGAGTTACGCAGTTCCTGACCCGAGCTACGCGTCACCAAGCACCCCTAAATACTCTTCACCGAGCTACACCAACAATTACAAGCCAGCAAAGGCTGCGTACTCTGCCCCAGCGTACAAACCAGCAGTGTACTCCACACCCAAATACGAAGCTCCACAATACGTGTCTAGCACCACCGAATACACACCACATGAATACAAAGGCGATTACAAACCAGCTGCACCGTACTCAGTGACTACCCCGAAATGTGAAGACGCTGCACAACACGAATACACTACCGCCGCACCGTCTTACTCGTACTCTCCAGCACCACAGTTGTACGTAAGCAAACCTGCCTACTCCCCAGCGCCAGCTGCATACTCTGCATCCAGCTACTCGACTCCAGCTCCCAGCTACGCTGTACCCAACCCATCTTACTCCTCAGCGTCCGCCAGCTACTCCCAACCAAAATACTCGCCATCCAGCTACTCTTCATCCAGTTACTCATCATCCAGCTACTCTACCGCCGCCCCGAGCTACGCAGTGCCTAGCCAGTCTTACTCACCAGCACCGGCCAGCTACTCTCAACCAAAATACTCGGCACCGAGCTACTCTTCATCCAGCTACTCATCTTCCAGCTACTCCGCACCGGCCGTCAGCTACGCCGTACCAGAACCGAACTACGCTTCACCATCCGCCCAGAAATACTCTCCACCCAGCTACTCCACACCAGCTCCGAGCTACGCCGTCCCTGAACCAGTGTACGCATCTCCGGCCGCACCAAAATACTCCCCAGTCAGCTACTCCACACCAGCCCCGAGCTACGCCGTCCCTGAACCAGTGTACGCCTCTCCGGCCGCACCGAAATACTCCCCGGTCAGCTACTCCACACCAGCTCCGAGCTACGCCGTCCCAGAACCAGTGTACGCCTCTCCGGCCGCACCAAAATACTCCCCAGTCAGCTACTCTACACCAGCCCCGAGCTATGCCGTCCCAGAACCAGTGTACGCTTCTGCACCAAAATACTCTACTCCAGCACCCAAATACCAGCCATCCAGCTACAACTCGTACTCAAGCAGCAGCTACAAGGCCGCCAAACCCGAATACTCTGCACCAGCACATAAGTCCATAGCATACTCTACTCCGTCATCGTACGTCGCAGTGGCCCCGCCAAAATGTGATGAGCACGAACAAGAATACGTTACCAAAGCTCCGTCTTACGATTCCAAACAATCGTATGCCCCAGCTCCAGCATACTCGCCGGCCGCGTATTCGTCATCGAAACAATCTTACTCGTCCGCTCCAATCGCCGTGTACTCTCCAGTCGCTTCTTACGGCCCAGCCCCCGAATACTCTGCCGCTCCCAGCTACTCAGCCCCTTCGTACTCTGCTTCCCAGAGCTACCAATCGGCATCTTACTCTGCTGCCGCCCCAAGTTACCCGTCACCGTCATACGCCCCTGCACCTGCCCCAGCATATGCCCCAGTAGCTCAGTCATACGCACCAGCGGTCCCGTCATACGCACCAGCAGCCCCAGCATACGGACCAGCAGCCCAGTCATACGCACCAGCTAAGACCTACGCGAGCTACGTCACACCACCAAAAACTGGGCCGACCAAGAACGTCGTAAACACCCACTTGGAAAATTAC GATGAGAACCCAAGATACGCCTACGAATACAGCGTAGACGATTCGTACACAGGTGACAAGAAGAGCCAAAAAGAAGAACGTGATGGTGAAGTCGTGAAAGGAGAATACAGCCTTGTCGAGCCGGACGGTTCCATAAGGACAGTCACCTACTACGCCGACTGGGACAACGGATTTTTCGCCAATGTCTCCAAGACTCCAGCAGCAGGAgctaaatactaa